Sequence from the Sulfurimonas hongkongensis genome:
CGTGCTTCTTACAATCTCAATGGCTTTAGCTGTTTTGATTTTACTTATATCTTTATATGTCCCAAAACCAACGGATTTGACAACATTTCCAACACTTATCCTCATCCTAACTCTCTTTAGACTCTCTTTAAATATTGCTACAACTAGGATGATTTTAAGCCATGGAGGTGAAGGACCTGAGGCTGTTAGTAGTATCATAACGAGCTTTGGAGACTTTGTTGTTGGTGGAAATTTTGTCATCGGTATCATAGTCTTCTCTATCCTAGTCCTTATTAACTTTATGGTAATTACAAAAGGTTCTACCAGAGTTGCAGAGGTTGCAGCTCGTTTTACACTTGACTCGATGCCCGGTAAACAGATGGCAGTTGATGCTGACCTAAATGCTGGGCTTATTGATGATGCAGAAGCTAAACAGCGTCGTGCAGAAATTCTCCAAGATGCAAATTTTTATGGGGCAATGGATGGTTCTTCTAAGTTTGTAAAAGGAGATGCAGTTGCAGGTATCGTCATCACTCTTATAAACATCATCGGCGGATTTCTAATAGGCGTTTTTCAACATGATATGAGTGTTTCAGACAGTGCTTCAACATTTACACTTCTTACTATTGGAGATGGTTTGGTTGGTCAGATTCCAGCTCTTATAATCTCAACTGCAACAGGTATAATGATAACTCGGTCTTCTGGAGAGGGAGATAATTTTGCAGAGGGCACTATCAATCAGATGATAGGAAACTCAAAAATTCTTATGATAGTTGGATTTATCATGATTCTTTTTGCACTAGTTCCAGGTCTTCCTACTGCTTCTATGGGGTTTGTAGGTATTTTATTTGCCCTTCTTGGCTGGTCTATCTATAAGTATGAAAAAGGCGAACTAAGCATTCTTGATGTGCAAAAAATTCTCTCACCAAAGGCACAAGAGCAACTAGATAAAAAAGAGAGTGAATCTAAACCTAAAAAAACAAATGAAGAGATAGCAAAAGAAGAAGAAGCAGCGCTCGAAGATATACTTAAAGTAGAGATGCTAGAACTTACCCTAGGTTATCAACTTATAAGATTAGCAGATAGTTCTCAAGGTGGAGATTTGCTAGAGAGAATCCGCTCTATGAGAAGAAAAATAGCAGCTGATTTTGGATTTTTGATGCCACAAGTTCGCATCCGTGATAATCTTCATCTAGATCCAGAAGCCTATCAAATACTACTAAAAGGTATCTCTATAGGCGAAGGTTCTATAAAACCAGATAAGTTTTTAGCGATGGATAGTGGAATGGCAACGGGCGAGATAGATGGAGAAGCTACAAAAGAGCCAGCATTTGGTCTTGATGCACTATGGATAAATCCTGATCAAAAAGAGGAAGCTATCATAAATGGCTACACTGTAGTC
This genomic interval carries:
- the flhA gene encoding flagellar biosynthesis protein FlhA; its protein translation is MARKLTTREQIGTTLNFLIGQRDLSVVVFVMAILAIIIVPLPSGLLDVLLTISMALAVLILLISLYVPKPTDLTTFPTLILILTLFRLSLNIATTRMILSHGGEGPEAVSSIITSFGDFVVGGNFVIGIIVFSILVLINFMVITKGSTRVAEVAARFTLDSMPGKQMAVDADLNAGLIDDAEAKQRRAEILQDANFYGAMDGSSKFVKGDAVAGIVITLINIIGGFLIGVFQHDMSVSDSASTFTLLTIGDGLVGQIPALIISTATGIMITRSSGEGDNFAEGTINQMIGNSKILMIVGFIMILFALVPGLPTASMGFVGILFALLGWSIYKYEKGELSILDVQKILSPKAQEQLDKKESESKPKKTNEEIAKEEEAALEDILKVEMLELTLGYQLIRLADSSQGGDLLERIRSMRRKIAADFGFLMPQVRIRDNLHLDPEAYQILLKGISIGEGSIKPDKFLAMDSGMATGEIDGEATKEPAFGLDALWINPDQKEEAIINGYTVVDPATVISTHMSELVKKNAQDMLTRQEVQALIDKIKVDFPVIVDDVLKVASIGLIQRVLKALLHEKIPLKDMLSILETIADIAEYTKNVDLITEQVRSKLSRIITQMYSGDDGVIRLLTFDTSSEQMMLEKSQEQDGVRNLMLSVGEINQLIQATSAKAHELLQKGISPVVIIVDPQLRRAIAEIFERFSLDVVTLSHAEIDSSATFEVMGSISIQV